The uncultured Fibrobacter sp. genome includes a region encoding these proteins:
- a CDS encoding histidine phosphatase family protein: protein MRKRKLIKILFCLSILALLNSCGDDSETSVNSKGSDAGERDSVVVHDSVNVIDSIRIIDSVVVKDSVRIIDSVDVKDSVRIKDSVVVKDSVRIVDSVDVKDSVHIIDSVNVKDSVRIIDSVNVKDSVRIIDSVKVRDSVHVVDSVKVRDSVAVRDPEYFLGKCSQENKGTLKSAIIQDELRYFLCDEGTVMWRAASNVDVNNYYVQKSAVTKFVRLDSVAGILAEGEKLVVVIRHAERNTDSASGTPLNANGVQQAKELGGKLASNLEYHYGASGSIRTQQTCRYVAAGRARVDTLVDLSVDTLSHMGESWYVKDTDAYNTAKNSKGSWYVLSKWAYENSYSSAFYDFEPRCSEWIDSVAIPFSERAGTDVAFVATHDLLIMPLVAYISAKKIDIKYYDSKKWLNYLAGFAIVLKPDGSRVFYAVKGLDAGRISS, encoded by the coding sequence ATGAGAAAGAGAAAATTAATCAAGATCCTGTTCTGTTTATCTATTCTGGCGTTACTTAATTCTTGCGGTGATGATTCGGAAACTTCTGTAAATTCTAAAGGTTCGGATGCGGGGGAGCGCGATTCGGTCGTCGTTCATGATAGCGTGAACGTGATCGATAGTATCCGGATTATCGATAGCGTTGTCGTGAAGGATAGCGTTCGCATCATTGACAGCGTAGACGTGAAAGACAGCGTCCGCATCAAAGACAGTGTTGTCGTGAAAGATAGCGTCCGCATCGTTGACAGCGTAGATGTAAAGGATAGCGTCCACATTATCGACAGCGTGAACGTGAAGGACAGCGTCCGTATCATCGACAGTGTGAACGTGAAGGATAGTGTCCGTATTATTGACAGCGTGAAGGTGCGAGACAGCGTCCATGTTGTGGATAGCGTGAAAGTGCGTGACAGTGTTGCCGTCCGGGACCCGGAATATTTCCTGGGAAAATGCAGCCAAGAAAACAAGGGAACGCTCAAGTCGGCTATTATTCAGGATGAACTCCGCTATTTTTTATGTGACGAAGGAACGGTCATGTGGCGTGCGGCGAGCAATGTCGACGTGAATAACTACTATGTCCAAAAATCGGCGGTGACCAAGTTTGTCCGTTTGGATTCGGTTGCAGGCATTTTGGCAGAGGGCGAAAAACTTGTCGTGGTGATTCGCCATGCAGAGCGGAATACTGATTCTGCATCTGGGACACCTTTGAATGCAAACGGGGTGCAGCAGGCAAAAGAACTGGGTGGAAAACTGGCCTCCAACCTAGAATACCATTATGGAGCTTCGGGTTCCATTCGCACCCAGCAGACTTGCCGCTATGTCGCGGCAGGCCGTGCAAGAGTGGATACCCTTGTCGATCTCTCTGTCGATACGCTTTCCCATATGGGAGAATCCTGGTATGTGAAGGATACTGATGCCTACAATACGGCAAAGAACAGCAAAGGTAGCTGGTATGTTCTTTCCAAGTGGGCTTATGAGAACAGCTATTCGAGTGCGTTTTACGATTTTGAGCCGAGGTGCTCCGAATGGATTGATTCGGTGGCTATCCCATTTTCCGAGCGGGCTGGAACGGACGTGGCGTTCGTTGCGACGCATGATTTGTTGATAATGCCTTTGGTTGCGTATATCTCGGCTAAGAAAATA
- a CDS encoding phosphoglycerate mutase family protein, which yields MSKYCMGKLMGLKALGLAVYGVCTLCFFVSCGDDSTSGSDSKYEMRLCDSTSVGAVDSLDGVQYICGADGWAKVLDSSSVEPAKTDSLGQGSFVSHQDTATSTDSLNQNSTVGDSTQRHDTSEVVQTDPSNTDDKDPSKLENVMVTGSFGYGIFDSRSSVVVEVLDESFKKTGSSFPATISAKDGAYSAANVTFLPPYARASVFGKVTDLVHGGSITMKDTLYALVNAQGKGGEANVNVLTYLKSVYMQHLLKSSESTTVGKASQKASDAVWKAFHFDKAGLGSVDSVTSFAAGEAGAALLAVTIMMQAVANDTAANLWKVAADFADGSWKDSSARAKIADWAFGVDVNDEFETVHKNVEKIGLASVPGFEKYIRAFYLAELGIEACAAESYGAVVHAKNKFSKYYAADDSDVSVTMDRFVCDESSGAWREATDKEKDTYGFGAGQDGETRQGLVNAGIVYTYNAASSSWRVVSSRAERDAYFVKKSAITDFVDIQKVYDGIKDDEKVIFLLRHGERDKDIVSREGPLTSKGVQESKEVGAKLKKHKEDFRLGASEFYRAQQTVISIALGRGQDTTIADTFPELNDDWYMVNRDTVNKVENASGGGWEAIGLYVYNGAYTDGAETVAYYNLKDRSAELIEDVLLAKYDTVPERFIMLSSHDKLMVPFVAYCSDLNINMNVKDGGTWINYLAGIAIIWDKSGNRRYVAFKGLKSGYFQGW from the coding sequence ATGTCAAAGTATTGCATGGGTAAACTCATGGGATTGAAGGCCTTGGGTCTTGCAGTGTACGGTGTTTGTACATTGTGTTTCTTTGTGTCGTGTGGTGATGACAGTACTAGTGGCTCCGATTCGAAGTACGAGATGCGCCTGTGCGATTCCACGAGCGTTGGGGCTGTCGATTCTTTGGATGGCGTCCAGTATATTTGTGGGGCCGATGGCTGGGCCAAGGTTTTGGACAGTTCTTCTGTAGAACCGGCGAAGACGGATTCCCTTGGCCAGGGTTCTTTTGTCTCGCATCAGGACACGGCGACGTCTACAGATTCCTTGAATCAGAATTCGACTGTTGGCGATTCTACGCAACGCCACGATACTTCCGAAGTCGTGCAGACGGATCCGTCCAACACAGACGATAAGGATCCTTCGAAATTGGAAAATGTCATGGTCACGGGCTCGTTCGGCTATGGCATCTTCGATTCTAGGAGTTCCGTTGTTGTGGAAGTCCTGGATGAGAGTTTCAAGAAGACCGGGAGCAGTTTCCCTGCAACGATTTCTGCGAAAGATGGGGCCTATTCGGCTGCAAACGTGACGTTCCTCCCTCCTTATGCGCGTGCGAGTGTTTTCGGCAAGGTCACCGACTTGGTGCATGGCGGCTCGATAACGATGAAAGACACCTTGTATGCACTCGTGAATGCTCAGGGAAAGGGCGGCGAAGCCAATGTCAACGTCCTTACGTATCTCAAGTCCGTTTACATGCAACACCTTTTGAAGTCGTCCGAATCGACGACTGTGGGGAAGGCTTCCCAAAAGGCGTCTGACGCCGTCTGGAAGGCGTTCCATTTCGACAAGGCCGGTTTGGGCTCGGTTGATTCGGTGACGTCGTTTGCTGCTGGCGAAGCGGGTGCCGCTCTCTTGGCCGTGACGATCATGATGCAGGCTGTTGCAAACGATACTGCTGCGAACTTGTGGAAGGTGGCCGCTGACTTCGCGGATGGTTCTTGGAAGGATTCCTCTGCCCGTGCTAAAATTGCAGACTGGGCGTTTGGCGTGGATGTCAACGATGAATTCGAGACCGTCCATAAGAATGTGGAAAAAATTGGGCTTGCCTCTGTACCTGGTTTTGAAAAGTACATCAGGGCCTTCTACCTGGCAGAATTGGGGATAGAAGCCTGCGCTGCCGAAAGCTATGGCGCTGTCGTCCATGCGAAAAATAAGTTCAGCAAGTATTATGCTGCGGACGATTCCGATGTATCGGTCACGATGGATCGCTTCGTGTGCGACGAGAGTTCGGGAGCCTGGCGCGAAGCGACGGACAAGGAAAAGGACACTTACGGGTTTGGTGCCGGCCAGGATGGCGAAACTCGCCAGGGCCTTGTCAATGCAGGAATTGTCTACACCTACAATGCGGCCAGTAGCAGTTGGCGTGTGGTGTCTTCCCGTGCCGAACGTGACGCCTACTTTGTCAAGAAGTCCGCCATTACCGACTTTGTCGATATTCAGAAAGTCTATGATGGAATCAAGGACGACGAGAAGGTGATTTTCCTGCTCCGCCATGGTGAACGCGACAAGGACATTGTGAGTAGGGAAGGGCCCTTGACCAGTAAGGGGGTTCAGGAATCCAAGGAAGTCGGAGCCAAGCTAAAGAAACATAAAGAGGATTTCCGTCTCGGGGCTTCCGAGTTCTACCGTGCGCAGCAGACGGTTATTTCGATTGCTCTCGGGCGTGGCCAGGATACGACGATTGCTGATACTTTCCCCGAGTTGAACGACGACTGGTACATGGTCAACCGTGATACGGTGAACAAGGTGGAAAATGCTTCCGGTGGTGGCTGGGAGGCAATCGGCCTTTATGTGTACAACGGCGCCTACACCGATGGCGCAGAAACGGTCGCATACTACAACTTGAAGGACCGCTCCGCCGAATTGATCGAAGATGTTTTGCTCGCCAAATACGATACGGTCCCCGAAAGGTTCATCATGCTCAGTTCGCATGACAAGCTGATGGTTCCGTTTGTCGCCTACTGCTCAGATTTGAATATTAACATGAACGTGAAAGACGGCGGAACGTGGATTAATTACCTTGCCGGAATCGCTATTATCTGGGATAAATCCGGAAATCGTCGCTATGTAGCCTTTAAAGGGCTAAAATCTGGCTATTTCCAGGGATGGTAA
- a CDS encoding GtrA family protein, with protein MLHFIKYNIIGILNTLITLIVVWILHQILDWNLELSNFLGFVAGGLNSYLCNRIWNFKSTNKKRTEVIRFAIVFLCSYSINLLVLEGCVYLFSHVSWCMSISNFMSRFMKPGYLANIIANVVYVIVSFMLYKKWVFKK; from the coding sequence GTGCTTCATTTTATCAAATACAATATCATCGGCATTCTAAATACCCTCATCACGCTCATCGTGGTCTGGATTCTCCACCAAATTCTTGACTGGAACCTGGAACTCTCCAACTTTCTCGGCTTTGTCGCGGGGGGATTGAACAGCTACCTCTGTAACCGCATCTGGAACTTCAAGAGCACGAACAAGAAGCGGACCGAAGTCATTCGCTTTGCCATCGTCTTCCTGTGTTCGTACTCGATAAACCTGCTCGTGCTCGAAGGTTGCGTCTACCTGTTCTCACACGTTTCCTGGTGCATGAGCATCAGCAATTTCATGTCGCGATTCATGAAACCCGGTTACCTCGCCAATATCATCGCGAACGTCGTGTACGTGATCGTGAGCTTCATGCTCTACAAGAAATGGGTCTTTAAAAAGTAA
- a CDS encoding acetyl-CoA hydrolase/transferase C-terminal domain-containing protein, whose product MDWITSRKCSAEIAAGMINNGDVLGLSGFTLAGYPKAVPAALAERATRLHEAGEDFKVTLFSGASTGDSCDGALARANAVSLRMPYQSNPSLRKAINDGSIHYIDAHLGKMGYLVRTGAVPAPTVAIIEVSAILPDGRVCLSTSGGNSVCYLEMAQKIILELNTRLGDSCIGMHDSALPELPPHAKPLPIYSAGDRVGSEFVQIDTNKVVAIVEQDCLDEVTPFVEPDEVSKNIGERILDFIRFEESRGRLPKGMAYQSGVGKVANAVLCAMAEDDRLGQIDLFTEVIQEACLPLLKRGKLGIASGTALTLSQSAQKEFVENSAEWKKHFILRQQEVSNSPDVIRRLGVISMNTALEMDIFGNVNSSLVCGSAMMNGIGGSADFARNCALGFFLTPSVAKNGAISSVVPYVSHVDHTEHDTMIFVTEQGLADLRGLPAEERARLIIRNCAHPDFRDELTDVLEFGLKHAKGVHLPLALSRAFEMHNRFLETGKML is encoded by the coding sequence ATGGACTGGATTACTTCAAGGAAATGCAGTGCCGAAATAGCTGCAGGAATGATAAATAACGGGGATGTTTTGGGCTTGTCCGGCTTTACGCTCGCGGGGTATCCCAAGGCTGTCCCTGCCGCCCTTGCCGAACGCGCCACCCGGCTGCACGAGGCCGGTGAGGATTTCAAGGTTACGCTTTTTTCGGGAGCCTCTACTGGCGACAGCTGTGACGGCGCCCTCGCCCGTGCCAATGCCGTAAGCCTCCGCATGCCTTACCAAAGCAATCCGAGCCTCCGCAAGGCGATAAACGACGGCAGTATCCACTATATCGATGCACATCTCGGCAAGATGGGCTATCTTGTTCGTACCGGGGCCGTTCCTGCACCGACGGTTGCCATTATCGAAGTATCCGCCATTTTGCCGGATGGCCGCGTCTGCCTTTCGACATCGGGTGGCAATTCCGTGTGCTACCTCGAAATGGCCCAAAAGATTATCCTGGAATTGAATACCCGCCTGGGCGACAGCTGCATCGGCATGCACGACAGCGCTTTGCCCGAGCTGCCGCCCCACGCAAAGCCCCTCCCGATTTATTCGGCTGGAGACCGCGTCGGGAGCGAATTTGTGCAGATTGATACGAACAAGGTGGTCGCCATTGTCGAACAGGACTGTCTTGACGAAGTGACTCCTTTCGTGGAACCTGACGAAGTTTCAAAAAATATCGGCGAGCGCATTCTGGACTTTATCCGCTTCGAGGAATCCCGCGGGCGCCTGCCCAAAGGCATGGCCTACCAGAGTGGTGTCGGCAAGGTGGCGAATGCCGTGCTTTGCGCCATGGCCGAAGACGATCGCTTGGGCCAGATTGACCTTTTTACCGAGGTTATCCAGGAAGCCTGCCTGCCGCTCCTCAAACGCGGTAAACTTGGAATTGCTTCGGGAACGGCGCTTACGCTTTCGCAGTCGGCCCAGAAGGAATTCGTGGAAAACAGCGCTGAGTGGAAAAAGCATTTTATCCTGCGCCAGCAGGAGGTGAGCAACAGCCCCGACGTTATCCGCCGTCTTGGGGTTATCTCTATGAACACTGCGCTTGAGATGGACATCTTCGGCAACGTGAACAGTTCGCTGGTCTGCGGTTCTGCCATGATGAACGGCATTGGCGGCTCGGCGGATTTCGCTAGGAACTGCGCACTCGGCTTTTTCCTCACACCTTCGGTCGCGAAGAACGGCGCTATCAGTTCCGTGGTCCCTTACGTGAGCCACGTGGACCATACCGAGCACGACACGATGATTTTCGTGACCGAGCAGGGCTTGGCTGACTTGCGTGGGTTGCCCGCCGAGGAACGCGCTCGCCTGATTATCAGGAACTGCGCCCATCCCGATTTCCGCGACGAGCTGACCGATGTATTGGAGTTCGGCCTGAAGCATGCCAAGGGGGTTCACCTCCCGCTTGCCCTGTCCCGGGCCTTTGAGATGCATAACCGGTTCTTGGAAACGGGGAAAATGCTTTAA
- a CDS encoding histidine phosphatase family protein encodes MKKLCSLFLIALLAISCGDDKSYSPEEEEFSESKDADSTRTGHHSHRQGYSSSSKKGSSDSKNPWENQNKVDSVNHSGVNPPDLETIVVDTSVVSTKKELPPCTAQNEGETFLVDEASDLYFCINGEWRTSVIGIVKATCADGNLTVDPFTASDAAEVEDPALAGTYRRVAVPVAGAAQKGPFRYGASVKIIELDSAKRMADSRRTHETCIASGDGSYAFPGVNLVSPYVRVEVNGYFRNELSGGLSTSMVTLHSVTDLTERDSVNVNMLTHLESPRLMKLVENSGFNQPIRSMKAQALKDVLSAFNIDLGGGSGSSGGGNNGGWFFGGGGNNGGGSWGGGHTHTTTASGSSVTADEVNLFGGDEYSAALLAISIMMQRKGSGHEMVSYANGIAERIKGNGNWDDNNARADLADWLMELDASGGYDKIRQVFASWGRGDAPDFEKHLRNFWSKVYGFETCNSYTAGQVKNVNTSLSAYFAPYYDHPDSPKIRFICDNTLKSWRVATDIEKDTVGFGPGTYAGQIRNGKINTDKSYVYEQSKRIWREATAADVTPFEDIADVLATVAPGEKVIFILRHGERTDDTGKTGHLTDNGKKQSQSVGAKLKGESISFANSTYTRSKETAENFATGAGLTFTENTIEELDGAWFVKDDSRLENYKSSDGGGWVVTSAYAYQGKYSDAFYDLDKRGEEFINTVVMPRFADINRIGVWISHDMLVVPLAVYATSKKVNLRYFDTKQWINYLAGVAIILDSNGIARYVPVKGLASGTMTL; translated from the coding sequence ATGAAGAAATTATGTTCCTTATTCCTTATTGCCTTGTTGGCAATTTCGTGTGGAGACGACAAGTCGTACTCTCCGGAGGAAGAGGAATTTTCAGAAAGTAAAGATGCAGATTCGACCCGTACGGGGCATCACAGTCACAGGCAAGGGTACTCAAGCAGTTCTAAGAAGGGCTCGTCGGATTCCAAAAATCCTTGGGAAAATCAGAATAAGGTGGATTCTGTCAACCATTCGGGTGTGAACCCTCCTGACCTTGAAACCATAGTCGTCGATACAAGCGTCGTGAGCACAAAAAAGGAACTTCCGCCTTGCACCGCGCAAAACGAGGGCGAAACCTTCTTGGTCGACGAAGCCAGCGACTTGTATTTCTGCATCAATGGTGAATGGCGGACTTCTGTAATCGGTATTGTGAAGGCGACTTGCGCAGATGGCAATTTGACGGTGGATCCGTTTACGGCGAGTGACGCTGCCGAAGTCGAAGACCCGGCACTTGCGGGGACGTACCGCAGGGTGGCTGTCCCGGTTGCGGGTGCCGCTCAGAAGGGGCCGTTCCGCTATGGGGCTTCGGTCAAGATTATTGAACTGGACAGCGCAAAGCGCATGGCCGATTCTAGGCGGACGCACGAAACCTGCATTGCCTCGGGTGACGGCAGCTATGCGTTCCCGGGAGTGAACCTGGTCTCCCCGTATGTGCGCGTCGAGGTGAACGGGTATTTCCGTAACGAACTTTCGGGCGGGCTCTCGACGTCGATGGTCACGCTCCATTCTGTGACTGATTTGACCGAACGTGATTCTGTGAACGTCAACATGCTGACTCACCTGGAATCTCCGCGCCTCATGAAACTCGTCGAAAATTCCGGGTTCAACCAGCCTATCCGGAGCATGAAGGCGCAGGCGCTCAAGGATGTGCTCTCTGCGTTCAACATCGATCTCGGTGGCGGTAGTGGAAGCAGTGGCGGGGGCAACAACGGCGGTTGGTTCTTTGGCGGCGGTGGAAATAATGGTGGCGGTAGCTGGGGTGGTGGCCACACTCATACCACTACGGCTTCGGGCTCTTCGGTCACGGCAGACGAGGTGAACCTTTTTGGTGGCGATGAGTATAGTGCGGCCTTGCTTGCGATTTCAATCATGATGCAGCGCAAGGGCTCCGGTCACGAGATGGTAAGCTATGCCAACGGTATTGCCGAACGCATCAAGGGCAATGGCAACTGGGACGACAACAACGCCCGTGCGGACTTGGCGGACTGGCTCATGGAGTTGGATGCAAGTGGCGGCTACGATAAGATTCGCCAGGTCTTTGCCTCGTGGGGCAGGGGCGACGCTCCCGATTTCGAAAAGCATTTGCGCAATTTCTGGTCTAAGGTTTACGGCTTTGAGACCTGCAATTCCTATACGGCGGGCCAGGTCAAGAACGTGAACACGAGCCTCAGTGCTTATTTCGCTCCGTACTACGACCATCCGGATAGCCCCAAGATTCGCTTCATCTGTGACAATACGCTCAAGTCTTGGCGCGTGGCCACCGACATTGAAAAAGATACGGTGGGCTTTGGGCCCGGGACCTACGCCGGCCAGATCCGTAACGGGAAAATAAATACGGACAAGTCTTACGTTTACGAACAGAGCAAGCGTATTTGGCGCGAAGCGACCGCTGCCGACGTAACCCCGTTCGAGGATATCGCCGATGTGCTTGCGACGGTTGCTCCTGGCGAGAAGGTTATCTTCATCCTGCGCCACGGGGAACGTACCGACGATACCGGCAAAACCGGTCACTTGACCGACAACGGCAAGAAGCAGTCGCAGTCAGTGGGCGCCAAGTTGAAGGGCGAAAGTATCAGTTTTGCGAACTCGACTTACACGAGAAGCAAGGAAACTGCGGAGAATTTTGCGACGGGTGCCGGGTTGACGTTTACCGAAAACACTATCGAGGAATTGGATGGCGCCTGGTTCGTGAAAGACGACTCAAGGCTGGAAAACTATAAGAGCTCCGATGGTGGTGGCTGGGTCGTGACTTCGGCTTATGCTTACCAGGGCAAGTATAGCGATGCTTTCTATGATTTGGATAAACGTGGCGAAGAATTCATAAATACGGTCGTGATGCCGCGATTTGCCGATATCAACCGCATTGGTGTTTGGATTTCCCACGACATGTTGGTTGTCCCGTTGGCGGTTTATGCCACGAGCAAGAAAGTCAATCTGCGTTACTTTGATACAAAGCAGTGGATTAACTATTTGGCAGGTGTTGCCATTATACTGGACTCGAATGGGATTGCTCGCTATGTGCCTGTCAAGGGCTTGGCCTCGGGAACAATGACCTTGTAG